The Desulfotomaculum sp. nucleotide sequence TTGGATGTATTATTGCGCCTAACTTTGCCATTGGAGCAATTTTGATGATCAATTTTGCAGCCCAGGCAGCCAGGTACTTTCCGCATGTAGAAATTATTGAGCTTCATCACGAACAGAAATTAGACGCTCCTTCCGGAACCGCCGTATTAACAGCCGCTGAAATTGTTAAAAACAGGGGTGAATTTGAACAAGGGCTGCCCATAGAAGTTGAAAAGATACCCGGGGCACGCGGAGGCCGTTACGAAGGCGGAATTCGTTTTCACAGCGTACGCCTGCCCGGACTGGTAGCACACCAGGAGGTTATTTTTGGAGGTTTGGGCCAGACTCTTACAATCAGGCATGACACTATTTCCAGGGAGTCTTTTATGCCCGGTGTACTGCTTGCGATTCGCAAGGTAATGCGTCTCGAAGAAGTTGTCTACGGCCTTGAAAATCTTATTTTTGAGTAAGCACTTCCCCTTTTGGCAAAACATATTATGAAGTTAAATATGCAGCATTATTAAAGGCAGGTAAGAGGGTGGCCTTTTATGACTTCAAGCCTGAAGGGGTTAAAGATAGCTGTTTTAGGCGGTGATCAAAGAGAGGCTTTTCTTGCAAAGGACCTTGCCCAATCCGGTTGCACAGTAAGTGTAGCAGGGCTTCTGGCGCAGGGTGAAAATATCAGCCTTTGCGAAGAACTGGATGAAGCCTTAGATGGTGTGCAGGTAATTGTACTGCCGGTTCCCGGGATCAACGACTCCCAGGAGATCTATTCTCCCTGTTCAACTAAGACGTTAATACTTTCGGAAGAGATTCTTGCCGGTTTGACTCCGGGGGTATTGCTTTTTGTAGGAACTGCCAGGCCAATATTAAAAGATATGGCTGCCAGACATGGTTTACAATTAATTGAACTGCTAAACCTCGACGAAGTGGCGATCTTAAATTCTATTCCTTCCGCCGAGGGAGCTGTTCAAATAGCCATGGAGAAACTTCCTACCACAATTCATGGTAGCAGAAGTTTTGTTCTGGGTTTCGGACGCACAGGAAATACGCTGGCCCGTATGCTTACCGTCTTAGGGTCCAGGACGACGGTAGTTGCCCGCAATCCCGCCCAGAGAGCAAGGGCTGTTGAAATGAATTGTACTGCCTGCAATTTCAATGAACTGCCCGGATTACTCGGTCAGGCGGAATTGATTTTCAACACTGTTCCCTATCTGGTTCTGGATGAGCAATTATTGAAAAAAGTACAAGAGGGAACACTCATCGTTGATCTTGCTTCATTTCCCGGTGGAACAGATTTCGAAGCAGCCCGCCGACTTGGAATAAATGCCGAGCTGGCGCCAGGGCTGCCCGGGAAAGTTGCCCCTAAAACTGCCGGGAAAATACTTGCTGATGTTCTCCCCAGGCTGATAGCCAGTAAACTGGCCTTTTCGAACCTGACCTAATGCTTGCCGGGGGTGCATAAAATGCGCTTACAAGGTGTGCGGGTTGGGTTTTCTCTGACTGGTTCTCATTGTACTTTGGCAGAAGTAGTATCTTATATGCGAACTTTAGTAAACGAAGGTGCGGCTGTTTTTCCGGTGATCAGTCAGGCAGTTAACGAGACATATTCGAGATATGGATCACCGGTTAAATGGAAGGAAGCTATACAGGAAATTACTGGGAACGCTGCTATAAGCACTATTGCAGAAGCAGAACCCATCGGACCCGAATCCTTATTGGATATAATGGTTGTGGCGCCCTGCACGGGGAATACACTGGCAAAGCTGGCCAACGGCATTGTTGACGGGCCGGTTTTAATGGCTGTTAAAGCAACATTGAGGAACAGCAGGCCTGTGGTACTGGCTATTTCAACGAATGACGGCCTGGGTATGAACGCTAAGAACCTCGGGACGCTAATGAATACCAAAAACATTTTTCTGGTTCCTTTTGGTCAGGACAATCCGGTAAACAAACCGAATTCTCTGATTGCAAAGATGAACCTGATTGCAGATACAGTTTTTATGGCATTAGAGGGAAAACAAATTCAACCATTATTAATTACGTTTTAGGAGGAATATTGTGGAAGGGTATAATGTGGTTGTAGTTGGGGCTCCTGGAGCAGTAGGACAAGAAATTTTAAAAATACTGGAGGAACGGAATTTTCCCGTTGATCAGCTCAGGTTATGCGCTACCACGAGATCAGCGGGAAAGGAAATGGTTTTCCGCGGGAACAGCTATCAGGTAGAGGAGACAACTTTTGATTCATTTACGAAAATGGACCTGGCTCTTTTTGCAGGCGGCGCGGCCAGTCTGCAATTCGGACCGGCAGCCGTGGAACGTAATTGTGTGGTTGTCGACAACAGCAGCAACTTTCGCATGGATCCGGGAGTTCCTCTGGTTGTCCCTGAGATTAATCCTGAAGATGTAAAGTGGCACAAAGGCATTATTGCCAACCCAAATTGTTCTACCATCATTATGGTTCTTCCTTTAAAACCTATTTACGATGAGGCAGGCATTAAGCGTGTGGTGGTTTCCACCTATCAAGCGGCATCCGGAGCCGGCGCGGAGGCTATGGAGGAGCTTTTCCAGCAGACAAAGGCTATTATCCAGGGCGACGAGTACCTGCCTGCTGTTTTTCCTTACCAGATTGCTTTCAACCTGATTCCGCACATTGATGTTTTTCAGGATCTGGACTACACTAAGGAAGAATGGAAAATGGTTTATGAAACGCAAAAAATCCTGCATGATTCAAGCATTGCAATAACGGCGACAACAATACGCGTTCCTGTTTACAGAAGCCATTCCGAGTCAGTCAATGTTGAAACAGTAAAAAAACTGACCGCCGAACGGGCACGGGAGATTTTAGCCAAATTCCCCGGGGTTATGGTTTTAGACGATCCTTCCAAAAAGGAATACCCTATGCCCCTGTACAGTTCCAACCGTGATGAAGTTTTTGTCGGGCGCATTAGGGAAGATAATTCATTGCCAAACGGACTGAATTTGTGGATTTCTTCTGATCAGATCAGAAAAGGCGCCGCTACCAACGCCATTCAAATAGCAGAACTAGTTATCAAATATGGTTGTCTTAAAAGGAGATAAGATAATGAGGTTTTTGATACAAAAATTTGGCGGCACCTCTGTTGCGGCGCCTGAAATGCGTGAAGAGGTGGTTAATAGAATCCTGTCTGCTATGGGGGAAGGGTATACCCCGGTAGTTGTTGTTTCAGCCATGGGAAGAACAGGGGCCCCGTATGCCACTGACACATTAATTAACCTTGCCAGGCATGCTTTTAATGATACTAACGCCCGCGAAATGGATTTACTTATGTCCTGCGGTGAGATAATTTCCGGGGTAATCATGACTGCCACGCTTCAAGGGGCGGGATATTCCGCGGTGTTTTTAACCGGCGCGCAGGCAGGGATAGTTACTGATGAAAACTACGGCGAGGCCAGAATCAGCAAGGTTAAACCGGAACTGATCCTAAAATACGCAAAGGAAGGTAAAATAGCTGTTGTCGCAGGATTTCAGGGTGTTACGGAGGAAGGCCAGATTACTACCCTGGGAAGGGGCGGAAGCGATACTACGGCGGCTGCCCTTGGTGTTGCGTTGAACGCAGCCTGTATAGACATCTATACGGATGTTGAAGGAATTATGACCGCGGATCCCCGGATTGTGGAAGAGGCGTTTCCTTTGGAAAGTGTGACCTACGACGAGATCTGCCAACTGGCCTACGAGGGAGCCAAAGTTATTCATCCGCGGGCTGTAGAAATCAGCATGCAAAAAAGCATTCCCATGCGGGTAAGGTCGACTTTAAGCAATGCCCCCGGAACACTTGTGACTTCTTCCCATGAAGTTTACAAGGGAACCATAGATATAACGAGAGACCGTGCAATTACCGGTATTACACAGATACCGGGCATAATACAATATAAAGTGCAGATGGAACAGGGAACTGAAAAAAATCTTTCCAATCAGCGCCGTCTTTTTAAAAGCCTGGCTTTGGCCGGAATCAGCCTTGATTTTATCAATGTGTACCCCGACAGGGTAGTTTTCACAGTCAGAGAGCAATTCGGGAGAAAAGCTACTGAAGTCCTGGAAAATGAGGGTTTTGCGCCGGAAATTTCACAGGACTGCGCTAAAATTGCGGCGGTGGGCGGCGGGATGAATGGTGTTCCCGGTGTTATGTCAGGTATTGTAGAAGCGTTGACAAAAGAGGATATTCAAATCCTGCAGTCGAATGACTCAAATACTACCATTTGGGTGCTTGTGAAAAGGGAAGATATGGAGAGGGCGGTTCGCGCTTTGCACCGCCGGTTTTTACACAGTTAAGTTTACTTGAAGAAGTCTTTTTCCAATAAAAAATAAAGAGGTGAAAAAAATTGGCTACTGATTTTGGGCGGGTTATTACAGCCATGGTGACACCGTTTGATAAAGATTTTTCGGTCAATTATGACCTGGCAAAAAAATTAGCCCGTCACCTGGTCCAATCTGGTTCTGACGGTTTGGTTATTTGCGGAACCACCGGAGAATCACCTACTTTGACCAAGGAAGAAAAATTAGAGCTGTTCCGTATCGTAGTTGAAGAAATCGGCGGTGAGGCCACTGTCATTGCCTCTACGGGCAGCTATGATACAGCCGGCAGTATCAGCCTGACCCAGTCAGCGGAAAAGCTGGGTGTTGATGGCCTGCTTCTGGTGACACCTTATTATAATAAACCGTCGCAGGAAGGGCTTTACCAGCATTTTAAATCTATCGCCTTCTCTACTAACCTGCCGGTTATGCTTTATGATATTCCCGGGCGATCGGTGATTGGCCTGGCGCCTGCAACTGTAGCGCGATTAGCGGAAATTCCTAACATAATAGCTCTTAAAGAGGCACACTCGAGCATGGACCAGATCAGCGAACTGCGCCGGAACCTTCCTGATCATTTTGCTATTTACAGTGGAGATGATTCTCTGACATTACCCATGCTGTCACTGGGATCAAAAGGAGTAATCAGCGTGGCTTCTCATATAGTGGGTCCCAGGTTAAAAGAAATGATCAATGCCTTTTTGGCCGGTAATGTAACCCTGGCCAACCAGATACACCTGGAACTTTATCCTGTGTTCAGCGGTCTTTTTATTACCTCGAATCCGGTTCCGGTTAAAGCGGCTTTAAACATGCTTGGATGGCAGGTCGGACCGCCGCGGCTGCCTCTTGTAGAAGCTACACCCCAAGAGAAAGACAGTATTAAGAAAATGCTTGGACAGGTCAAGATGTTCTAGTCGATCAGGTTGTTGACTGTATCCAAAAGCGTATGGTAAAATTACCTTGTTTTTGTATATCTAAAAGCGATGAAAAGGAAGAAGGGTATTATCAGTCATTTTAGCGAACCGGGGAGGGTGAAAGCCCGGTTGAATTGTACCCTGAGCCCCCTTTGAGCTGTTGGCGGAAAGTTATGCTAAACAGCATAATCAGTATGCTCATACCGGACGCCTCCGTTAATGGATTTGAGAGGGATGCAACATAATTTGCAGCCAATGAGGGTGGTACCGCGAGAACCGGACTCTCGTCCCTTTGGGACGAGGTTTTTTATTGTGGTCAAACCAGGTAAAGGAGGTTTTAATTCTTGAAAGAAGTGCTTGAGATACTGGAGACCGACGCAAGACTCTCTGCAGCAGATATAGCCGTTATGTTAAACAAGGAAAAATCAGAAGTAAAAAAGGTTATCAAGGAACTGGAAAATAAAAAGGTTATCTTGAAATACATCGCCCTTGT carries:
- a CDS encoding 4-hydroxy-tetrahydrodipicolinate reductase, with protein sequence MIRVIISGAAGRMGREVLKSVWNSEDMQLVGAVDIQDKGRDAGSLIGIGEIGIQLQSDLEQALQNTRPDVMVDFTIPNSVAGNIKTALRCGVRPVVGTTGLESNELSEITQISSSNKIGCIIAPNFAIGAILMINFAAQAARYFPHVEIIELHHEQKLDAPSGTAVLTAAEIVKNRGEFEQGLPIEVEKIPGARGGRYEGGIRFHSVRLPGLVAHQEVIFGGLGQTLTIRHDTISRESFMPGVLLAIRKVMRLEEVVYGLENLIFE
- a CDS encoding dipicolinate synthase subunit DpsA, producing MTSSLKGLKIAVLGGDQREAFLAKDLAQSGCTVSVAGLLAQGENISLCEELDEALDGVQVIVLPVPGINDSQEIYSPCSTKTLILSEEILAGLTPGVLLFVGTARPILKDMAARHGLQLIELLNLDEVAILNSIPSAEGAVQIAMEKLPTTIHGSRSFVLGFGRTGNTLARMLTVLGSRTTVVARNPAQRARAVEMNCTACNFNELPGLLGQAELIFNTVPYLVLDEQLLKKVQEGTLIVDLASFPGGTDFEAARRLGINAELAPGLPGKVAPKTAGKILADVLPRLIASKLAFSNLT
- a CDS encoding dipicolinate synthase subunit B; the protein is MRLQGVRVGFSLTGSHCTLAEVVSYMRTLVNEGAAVFPVISQAVNETYSRYGSPVKWKEAIQEITGNAAISTIAEAEPIGPESLLDIMVVAPCTGNTLAKLANGIVDGPVLMAVKATLRNSRPVVLAISTNDGLGMNAKNLGTLMNTKNIFLVPFGQDNPVNKPNSLIAKMNLIADTVFMALEGKQIQPLLITF
- a CDS encoding aspartate-semialdehyde dehydrogenase, with protein sequence MEGYNVVVVGAPGAVGQEILKILEERNFPVDQLRLCATTRSAGKEMVFRGNSYQVEETTFDSFTKMDLALFAGGAASLQFGPAAVERNCVVVDNSSNFRMDPGVPLVVPEINPEDVKWHKGIIANPNCSTIIMVLPLKPIYDEAGIKRVVVSTYQAASGAGAEAMEELFQQTKAIIQGDEYLPAVFPYQIAFNLIPHIDVFQDLDYTKEEWKMVYETQKILHDSSIAITATTIRVPVYRSHSESVNVETVKKLTAERAREILAKFPGVMVLDDPSKKEYPMPLYSSNRDEVFVGRIREDNSLPNGLNLWISSDQIRKGAATNAIQIAELVIKYGCLKRR
- a CDS encoding aspartate kinase — protein: MRFLIQKFGGTSVAAPEMREEVVNRILSAMGEGYTPVVVVSAMGRTGAPYATDTLINLARHAFNDTNAREMDLLMSCGEIISGVIMTATLQGAGYSAVFLTGAQAGIVTDENYGEARISKVKPELILKYAKEGKIAVVAGFQGVTEEGQITTLGRGGSDTTAAALGVALNAACIDIYTDVEGIMTADPRIVEEAFPLESVTYDEICQLAYEGAKVIHPRAVEISMQKSIPMRVRSTLSNAPGTLVTSSHEVYKGTIDITRDRAITGITQIPGIIQYKVQMEQGTEKNLSNQRRLFKSLALAGISLDFINVYPDRVVFTVREQFGRKATEVLENEGFAPEISQDCAKIAAVGGGMNGVPGVMSGIVEALTKEDIQILQSNDSNTTIWVLVKREDMERAVRALHRRFLHS
- a CDS encoding 4-hydroxy-tetrahydrodipicolinate synthase; amino-acid sequence: MATDFGRVITAMVTPFDKDFSVNYDLAKKLARHLVQSGSDGLVICGTTGESPTLTKEEKLELFRIVVEEIGGEATVIASTGSYDTAGSISLTQSAEKLGVDGLLLVTPYYNKPSQEGLYQHFKSIAFSTNLPVMLYDIPGRSVIGLAPATVARLAEIPNIIALKEAHSSMDQISELRRNLPDHFAIYSGDDSLTLPMLSLGSKGVISVASHIVGPRLKEMINAFLAGNVTLANQIHLELYPVFSGLFITSNPVPVKAALNMLGWQVGPPRLPLVEATPQEKDSIKKMLGQVKMF